A region from the Raphanus sativus cultivar WK10039 unplaced genomic scaffold, ASM80110v3 Scaffold0168, whole genome shotgun sequence genome encodes:
- the LOC108810642 gene encoding uncharacterized protein LOC108810642, translated as MAYNLQDDSLVFGEVDDILERSRYSWLSSSEVRDIFMLHPNHVYSLETVDGYRQGLFLFSTLSQFDFVDWGETQHKRTAEDTPLYYKRSRISLVPLTTYERRVYKPIQNEFQDSVLVHYRVTTESASEGDSSGVDTDKSGDSGGDNEDDVMENVDEADNSGDNAMSGQEDSSSSDSDDPPNCNGHDAHVVKMSKMDLNSDDEKDFVETIFTRTIDMLSDDDKKLPQVHKQPCRIVYTDYQPTQLQHYVFLAGGNGVYLVLDENAKFHEDSFQKALNALVLANDGDIKRENRKSQKGLLGEERDVFKLMKMIIPVSLFRFSKEEREAFAMQVSKMDLNSDDEKDFVETIFNSTIDKNLPQASLH; from the exons ATGGCGTATAATTTGCAGGATGACTCTTTGGTTTTCGGAG aagttgatGACATCTTAGAAAGATCCAGATATAGCTGGTTGAGTTCTAGCGAAGTCCGTGACATCTTCATGTTGCATCCAAACCATGTCTACTCTCTTGAGACAGTTGATGGATACCGACAAGGCCTTTTTCTGTTCAGCACGCTCTCTCAGTTTGATTTTGTAGACTGGGGGGAGACACAGCATAAGAGAACGGCAGAAGACACCCCTTTGTACTATAAGAGAAGCCGTATATCTCTAGTTCCGTTGACAACTTACGAGAGGAGAGTCTACAAACCCATTCAGAACGA aTTTCAGGATTCTGTTTTGGTACACTACCGAGTGACTACCGAGAGTGCATCAGAAGGAGATTCGTCTGGTGTTGATACTGACAAGTCCGGAGACTCTGGGGGAGATAATGAAGATGATGTCATGGAAAACGTAGACGAAGCAGACAATTCCGGAGATAACGCTATGTCAGGGCAGGAAGATTCTTCCAGTTCTGATAGTGATGATCCTCCTAATTGCAATGGCCACGATGCTCATGTCGTGAAG ATGTCTAAGATGGACTTAAACAGTGACGACGAGAAAGACTTCGTGGAGACAATTTTTACTCGCACTATCGATATGCTTTCAGATGATGATAAGAAGCTACCTCAG GTTCACAAACAACCATGCCGCATTGTTTACACTGATTATCAGCCAACTCAGCTCCAGCACTATGTCTTTCTTGCCGGAGGCAATGGGGTTTACTTGGTTTTGGATGAAAATGCTAAGTTTCACGAGGATAGCTTCCAGAAGGCTCTTAACGCACTGGTTCTTGCTAATGATGGTGACATAAAAAGAGAGAACAGAAAGTCTCAAAAGGGATTACTTGGTGAAGAACGTGATGTCTtcaaattaatgaaaatgaTAATTCCCGTGAGTTTGTTCAGGTTCAGCAAAGAGGAACGTGAGGCATTTGCGATGCAG GTGTCTAAGATGGACTTAAACAGCGACGATGAGAAAGACTTCGTGGAGACAATCTTTAATAGCACAATCGATAAGAATCTTCCTCAGGCAAGCCTTCATTAA